A part of Excalfactoria chinensis isolate bCotChi1 chromosome 23, bCotChi1.hap2, whole genome shotgun sequence genomic DNA contains:
- the PACSIN1 gene encoding protein kinase C and casein kinase substrate in neurons protein 1 has product MSGSYDESAAATEETTDSFWEVGNYKRTVKRIDDGHRLCNDLMNCVHERAKIEKSYAQQLTDWSKRWRQLIEKGPQYGSLERAWGAIMTEADKVSELHQEVKNSLLNDDFEKVKNWQKDAYHKQIMGGFKEAKEAEDGFRKAQKPWAKKLKELETAKKAYHLACKEEKLAMTREANSKADQSNTPEQQKKLQDKVEKCKQDVQKTQEKYEKVLDELNKCTPQYMESMEQVFEQCQQFEEKRLNFLKEVLLDIKRHLNLAESSSYANVYRELEQTIRLSDAQEDLRWFRSTSGPGMPMNWPQFEEWNPDLTHTITRKEKMKKGEGVTLTNASSTGESGASAGERGSVSSHDRGQTYSAEWSDDEGSNSFNANEANGGTNPFDEDSAGKGVRVRALYDYDGQEQDELSFKAGDELTKLGEEDEQGWCKGRLDNGQLGLYPANYVEAI; this is encoded by the exons ATGTCGGGTTCCTACGACGAGTCGGCAGCAGCCACCGAGGAGACGACCGACAGCTTCTGGGAG GTGGGGAACTACAAACGCACGGTGAAGCGCATTGATGATGGACACCGGCTCTGCAATGACCTCATGAACTGTGTGCACGAGAGGGCCAAGATTGAGAAGTCCTACGCCCAGCAGCTCACTGACTGGTCCAAGAGGTGGAGGCAGCTCATTGAGAAAG GTCCCCAGTATGGCAGCCTGGAGAGAGCGTGGGGTGCCATCATGACGGAGGCAGACAAGGTGAGCGAGCTGCACCAGGAGGTGAAGAACAGCCTGCTGAACGATGACTTTGAGAAGGTGAAGAACTGGCAGAAGGACGCCTACCACAAACAGATCATGGGGGGCTTCAAGGAGGCCAAAGAGGCTGAGGATGGCTTCCGGAAAGCACAGAAGCCCTGGGCCAAGAAGCTCAAGGAG CTGGAGACAGCCAAGAAAGCCTACCACCTGGCCTGCAAGGAGGAGAAGCTGGCAATGACCCGGGAGGCCAACAGCAAGGCAGACCAGTCCAACACCCCCgagcagcagaagaaactcCAGGACAAAGTGGAAAAATGCAAGCAGGATGTGCAAAAG ACTCAGGAGAAGTACGAGAAGGTTCTGGATGAGCTGAACAAGTGCACCCCGCAGTACATGGAGAGCATGGAGCAGGTCTTCGAGCAGTGCCAGCAGTTTGAGGAGAAGAGGCTCAACTTCCTCAAGGAGGTGCTCCTGGATATCAAAAGGCACCTGAACctggctgagagcagcag CTACGCCAACGTCTACCGGGAGCTGGAGCAGACCATCCGCCTCTCAGATGCTCAGGAGGATCTCCGGTGGTTCCGCAGCACCAGCGGCCCCGGCATGCCCATGAACTGGCCCCAGTTTGAG GAGTGGAACCCGGACCTGACGCACACGATAACGCGCaaggagaagatgaagaagGGTGAAGGGGTGACTCTGACCAACgccagcagcacaggagagagTGGGGCATCAGCAGGAGAGCGCGGGAG tGTCAGCAGCCACGACCGTGGGCAGACCTACAGCGCAGAGTGGTCCGACGACGAGGGCAGCAACTCCTTCAATGCCAATGAGGCCAATGGTGGAACCAACCCCTTCGATGAGGACTCGGCAGGGAAAGGCGTGCGGGTGCGGGCGCTGTACGACTACGACGGGCAGGAACAGGACGAGCTCAGCTTCAAAGCAG ggGATGAGCTGACCAAGCTGGGTGAAGAAGACGAGCAGGGATGGTGCAAAGGGCGCTTGGACAACGGGCAGCTGGGGCTGTACCCCGCCAACTACGTGGAGGCAATCTAA